The Microplitis mediator isolate UGA2020A chromosome 8, iyMicMedi2.1, whole genome shotgun sequence genome has a window encoding:
- the LOC130673472 gene encoding uncharacterized protein LOC130673472, giving the protein MKMKMQLALVAVLAVCQLAQAESKDNKSIEESSADSQTEKKTEKRGLHHSYGDFGGYGGSYGGSWDHPHEEHVKTVTVEKKIPVPYEVTKHVPYLVEKPVPYEVKVGVPQPYTVEKHVPYPVKVFVKVPVHVPQPYTVEKKIPYEVKVPVDKPYEVKVYVPQPYTVEKHVPVHVKVPVPQPYTVEKHVPYPVKVKIPVPAPYPVEKPVPYEVKVPVDRPYPVHVPKPYPVTVEKPYPVPVDKPVPYEVKVPVDKPYPVPVEKPYPVPYKVHVPQPYTVHKHVPVPVEKPVPYPVKVHVDKPYFVEKHVPVPVEKEVPVPVKVPVPVPVHVHHQHHTHHDHHTHHEHTHSHSHEGGFEPSSGYGGGDEGGSYGEHSYH; this is encoded by the exons ATGAAAATGAAG atgCAACTAGCTCTGGTGGCCGTGCTGGCCGTGTGTCAATTGGCTCAAGCCGAGTCAAAGGATAACAAATCAATTGAGGAATCATCTGCTGATTCTCAGACTGAGAAGAAAACAGAAAAACGTGGCCTGCATCATAGTTACGGTGATTTTGGGGGTTACGGTGGCAGTTATGGAGGAAGCTGGGATCATCCACATGAAGAGCACGTGAAAACAGTGACCGTTGAGAAGAAAATACCAGTGCCCTATGAGGTTACTAAACATGTACCTTATTTGGTGGAAAAACCAGTGCCTTACGAAGTTAAAGTTGGGGTACCTCAGCCTTACACTGTCGAGAAACATGTACCCTATCCAGTTAAAGTATTCGTAAAGGTGCCGGTCCATGTGCCGCAACCGTACActgttgaaaagaaaattccTTACGAGGTTAAGGTACCAGTTGACAAGCCCTACGAAGTTAAAGTATACGTTCCTCAGCCCTATACTGTAGAAAAACACGTTCCAGTTCACGTTAAAGTACCAGTACCTCAACCTTACACTGTTGAGAAACACGTGCCGTATCCAGTAAAGGTCAAAATTCCAGTACCGGCACCTTATCCAGTTGAGAAACCAGTTCCCTATGAAGTTAAGGTTCCTGTCGACAGACCTTATCCCGTTCACGTACCAAAGCCCTATCCAGTTACGGTAGAAAAACCTTATCCAGTACCAGTCGATAAACCAGTGCCCTACGAAGTTAAAGTACCGGTTGATAAACCTTACCCTGTTCCTGTCGAAAAACCTTACCCAGTACCTTACAAGGTCCATGTACCCCAGCCCTACACAGTTCACAAACACGTCCCAGTACCTGTTGAAAAGCCGGTACCTTATCCAGTAAAGGTACATGTCGATAAACcatattttgttgaaaaacatgTTCCTGTACCGGTTGAAAAAGAAGTACCGGTACCGGTCAAGGTCCCAGTACCTGTTCCTGTTCATGTACATCATCAACATCACACACACCACGATCACCACACACACCATGAACACACACACTCGCACTCACATGAAGGCGGATTTGAACCTTCATCTGGATACGGCGGAGGTGACGAAGGCGGTAGCTATGGAGAGCATTcttatcattaa